In Caballeronia insecticola, one DNA window encodes the following:
- a CDS encoding ROK family transcriptional regulator, with protein sequence MPERPARPVSMASTHSVGSNQLGMRQFNERIVLQAIRLHGALPKADVARLTRLSMQTVSLIVDHLIEDGLLAKEPRTRVRGRLGQPSVPISLRADGAFSIGVKVGRRSLDVLSMDFAGSVRTRETLEYPYPDPETLFPALEERLARVIGALGDGARRIAGIGVAAPLWLGGWRDFFDTPPDALAAWNDIDIRARIQAMTALPVEFAKDTTAACAAELVMGQGRGLRNFLYVFIGTFIGGGLVIDGRLHAGPGGNAGAIGSLPLAGRGNGKRAAQLLNTASVYVLEKAFAAAGAPAAAAHDERAMSTELRPLAEAWMHKTCPAIATGIASSAALLDLEAVVIDGEIDRNLLREVIRRTDDALADFDWQGMTRPRLVEGQIGPDARAMGGAILPLYAHFAPKHELFLKPLEA encoded by the coding sequence ATGCCTGAGCGACCGGCACGCCCGGTGTCGATGGCCTCGACGCACTCGGTCGGCTCGAATCAGCTCGGCATGCGCCAGTTCAACGAGCGCATCGTCCTGCAGGCGATCCGGCTGCACGGCGCGTTGCCCAAGGCCGACGTCGCACGTCTCACGCGCCTTTCAATGCAGACGGTCTCGCTGATCGTCGATCATCTGATCGAGGACGGGTTGCTCGCGAAAGAGCCGCGCACGCGGGTGCGCGGGCGTCTCGGGCAGCCGTCGGTGCCTATTTCGTTGCGCGCGGACGGCGCGTTTTCCATCGGCGTGAAAGTGGGGCGGCGCAGTCTCGACGTGTTGTCGATGGACTTCGCCGGCAGCGTGCGTACCCGCGAGACGCTCGAATATCCGTATCCCGATCCGGAGACGCTGTTTCCCGCGCTGGAAGAGCGGCTCGCGCGCGTTATCGGCGCGCTCGGCGACGGCGCGCGCAGGATCGCGGGAATCGGCGTCGCGGCGCCGCTGTGGCTCGGCGGCTGGCGCGATTTCTTCGACACGCCGCCCGATGCGCTCGCCGCATGGAACGACATCGACATCCGCGCGCGCATTCAGGCGATGACGGCGCTGCCCGTCGAATTCGCCAAGGACACGACCGCCGCCTGCGCCGCCGAACTCGTGATGGGCCAGGGGCGCGGGCTGCGCAACTTTCTCTATGTGTTTATCGGGACGTTCATCGGCGGCGGTCTGGTGATCGACGGCCGTCTGCACGCCGGACCGGGCGGCAATGCGGGCGCGATCGGCTCATTGCCGCTCGCCGGGCGCGGCAACGGCAAGCGGGCGGCGCAACTGCTCAATACGGCGTCGGTGTATGTGCTTGAGAAGGCGTTCGCCGCGGCGGGCGCGCCGGCCGCTGCTGCCCACGACGAGCGCGCGATGTCGACGGAACTGCGTCCGCTCGCGGAAGCGTGGATGCACAAGACGTGTCCGGCGATTGCGACGGGCATTGCATCGTCGGCGGCGCTGCTCGATCTCGAAGCGGTGGTCATCGACGGAGAAATCGACCGGAACCTGCTGCGCGAAGTGATTCGCAGGACCGACGACGCCCTCGCCGATTTCGACTGGCAAGGCATGACGCGTCCGCGTCTCGTCGAAGGTCAGATCGGCCCGGACGCCCGCGCGATGGGCGGCGCGATTCTGCCGCTCTATGCGCATTTCGCGCCGAAGCACGAGCTGTTTCTGAAGCCGCTCGAAGCCTGA
- a CDS encoding LysE family translocator has translation MVSAHLLWVFIGALAVVYALPGPDMALVLQTSATRGLKHGVVVAAGLASARATHVTLSALGVAAFLRSAPWLYDGVRIAGGLYLAYVAIQIFRSPAFGLDAAPGQATASTLRSAYAKGVLSSILNPKALLFCSVLLPQFVRPEAGPVWSQVIELGVVLVVIGVMFDLTLAAGAVRISGWLRRHPKAQTLQRWTFSAALMAFAVRLSLD, from the coding sequence ATGGTTTCGGCACATTTGCTATGGGTTTTCATCGGCGCGCTGGCGGTCGTTTATGCGCTGCCGGGACCGGACATGGCGCTCGTGCTTCAGACCAGCGCGACGCGTGGTCTGAAGCACGGCGTGGTCGTCGCCGCCGGGCTTGCCAGTGCGCGCGCGACGCATGTCACGCTGTCCGCGCTCGGCGTCGCCGCATTTCTGCGCAGCGCGCCGTGGCTCTACGACGGCGTGCGCATCGCCGGCGGTCTGTATCTCGCGTACGTCGCGATTCAGATTTTCCGCTCGCCCGCGTTCGGGCTCGACGCGGCGCCCGGCCAGGCCACGGCATCGACGCTGCGTTCCGCATACGCAAAAGGCGTCCTGAGCAGCATTCTCAATCCGAAGGCGCTGCTCTTTTGTTCCGTGCTGCTGCCGCAGTTCGTTCGTCCCGAGGCGGGACCGGTGTGGTCGCAAGTGATCGAACTGGGCGTGGTGCTCGTCGTGATCGGCGTGATGTTCGATCTGACGCTGGCCGCCGGCGCCGTGCGAATTTCCGGCTGGCTGCGGCGTCATCCGAAGGCGCAGACGCTGCAACGCTGGACCTTCTCCGCCGCGCTGATGGCGTTCGCCGTGCGCCTGTCCCTCGACTGA
- a CDS encoding Lrp/AsnC family transcriptional regulator, giving the protein MTELDRIDRAMLVALQQDGRMPVAKLAERVGLSETPCARRLKRLESDGYIDGYRAILSRKALELGVVAFAQVRFSVHDRALSDRFEREIQGIERIVSCHNISGTADYLLQIVARDLDEYGVFMRDVLRTLPGVTAVESMLSLRELKRDSGLPVP; this is encoded by the coding sequence GTGACCGAACTTGACCGTATCGACCGCGCGATGCTCGTCGCGCTCCAGCAGGACGGGCGCATGCCCGTCGCCAAACTCGCCGAGCGCGTCGGCCTGAGCGAAACGCCGTGCGCGCGCAGGCTCAAGCGGCTGGAAAGCGACGGCTATATCGATGGCTATCGCGCGATTCTTTCGCGCAAGGCGCTCGAACTTGGCGTGGTGGCGTTCGCGCAAGTGCGCTTCAGCGTCCACGACCGCGCGCTGTCCGACCGCTTCGAGCGGGAGATTCAGGGCATCGAGCGCATCGTGTCGTGTCACAACATTTCCGGCACGGCGGATTATCTGCTGCAGATCGTCGCGCGCGATCTCGACGAATACGGCGTCTTCATGCGCGACGTGCTACGCACGCTGCCGGGCGTGACCGCCGTCGAATCGATGCTGTCGCTGCGGGAACTGAAGCGCGATAGCGGATTGCCCGTGCCCTGA
- the hutU gene encoding urocanate hydratase produces the protein MTSSSRFRDTEIRAPRGTTLNAKSWLTEAPLRMLMNNLDPEVAENPNELVVYGGIGRAARDWACYDKIVETLKRLEADETLLIQSGKPVGVFRTHENAPRVLIANSNLVPHWANWEHFNELDAKGLAMYGQMTAGSWIYIGSQGIVQGTYETFVEAGRQHYGGDLKGRWVLTAGLGGMGGAQPLAATLAGACSLNIECQQSRIDFRLKTRYVDEQATDLDDALARIQRYTSEGRAVSVALCANAADVLPELVRRGVRPDLVTDQTSAHDPLNGYLPQGWSWAQYRDRAQSDPAATVKAAKQSMAVHVRAMLAFLEQGVPTFDYGNNIRQMAKDEGVDNAFDFPGFVPAYIRPLFCRGVGPFRWAALSGNPEDIYKTDAKVKELIADDAHLHRWLDMARERISFQGLPARICWVGLGQRAKLALAFNEMVRNGELSAPVVIGRDHLDSGSVASPNRETEAMRDGSDAVSDWPLLNALLNTASGATWVSIHHGGGVGMGFSQHAGVVIVCDGTREADERIARVLHNDPATGVMRHADAGYDIAIECAREQGLDLPMIDGANGVRKAR, from the coding sequence GTGACCTCATCTTCCCGTTTCCGCGATACCGAGATTCGCGCGCCGCGCGGCACCACGCTCAACGCCAAAAGCTGGCTCACCGAAGCGCCGCTGCGCATGTTGATGAACAATCTCGATCCCGAGGTCGCCGAGAATCCGAACGAACTGGTCGTGTACGGCGGCATCGGCCGTGCGGCGCGCGACTGGGCGTGCTACGACAAGATCGTCGAGACGCTGAAACGCCTCGAAGCCGATGAGACGCTGCTGATCCAGTCGGGCAAGCCGGTCGGCGTGTTCAGGACGCACGAAAACGCGCCGCGCGTGCTCATCGCCAATTCGAATCTGGTGCCGCACTGGGCCAACTGGGAGCACTTCAACGAACTCGACGCGAAAGGCCTCGCCATGTACGGCCAGATGACGGCGGGCAGCTGGATCTATATCGGCAGCCAGGGCATCGTGCAGGGCACGTACGAGACCTTCGTCGAGGCCGGGCGGCAACACTACGGCGGCGATCTGAAAGGGCGCTGGGTGCTGACCGCCGGGCTCGGCGGCATGGGCGGCGCGCAGCCGCTCGCGGCGACGCTCGCGGGCGCGTGCTCCCTGAACATCGAGTGTCAGCAGAGCCGTATCGATTTCCGTCTGAAGACGCGTTACGTCGATGAACAGGCAACCGATCTCGACGACGCCCTCGCGCGCATTCAGCGCTACACATCCGAAGGCCGCGCGGTTTCAGTAGCGCTGTGCGCGAACGCGGCGGATGTGCTGCCCGAACTCGTGCGGCGCGGCGTGCGTCCGGACCTCGTGACCGACCAGACGAGCGCGCACGATCCGCTCAACGGCTATCTGCCGCAGGGCTGGAGCTGGGCGCAATACCGCGACCGCGCGCAGAGCGACCCGGCGGCGACGGTCAAGGCGGCCAAACAGTCGATGGCCGTGCACGTGCGCGCGATGCTTGCCTTCCTCGAACAAGGCGTGCCGACCTTCGACTACGGCAACAATATCCGTCAGATGGCGAAGGACGAGGGCGTCGATAACGCGTTCGATTTCCCGGGCTTCGTGCCCGCGTATATCCGCCCGCTGTTTTGCCGCGGCGTCGGTCCGTTCCGCTGGGCGGCGCTGTCGGGCAATCCGGAAGATATCTACAAGACCGATGCCAAGGTGAAGGAACTCATCGCCGATGACGCCCATCTGCATCGCTGGCTCGACATGGCGCGCGAACGCATCAGCTTTCAAGGGCTGCCGGCGCGGATCTGCTGGGTCGGGCTCGGCCAGCGCGCGAAGCTCGCGCTCGCGTTCAACGAGATGGTGCGCAACGGCGAATTGTCCGCGCCGGTCGTGATCGGCCGCGATCATCTCGATTCCGGCTCGGTTGCAAGCCCGAACCGCGAAACGGAGGCCATGCGCGACGGCTCCGATGCCGTATCCGACTGGCCGCTGCTCAACGCGCTGCTGAACACGGCGAGCGGCGCGACGTGGGTCTCGATTCACCACGGCGGCGGCGTCGGCATGGGCTTCTCGCAGCACGCGGGCGTCGTGATCGTCTGCGACGGCACGCGCGAAGCCGACGAGCGCATCGCGCGCGTGTTGCACAACGATCCGGCAACCGGCGTCATGCGCCACGCCGATGCGGGCTACGACATCGCCATCGAATGCGCGCGCGAGCAGGGTCTCGATCTGCCGATGATCGACGGCGCCAACGGTGTACGCAAAGCAAGATAA
- the hutI gene encoding imidazolonepropionase encodes MKTLWHHCHAATMARGEYSIIEDAAILTDGARIAWIGPRGATPDIGECEVVDLQGAWVTPGLIDCHTHLVFGGDRSGEFEERLQGVSYADIAARGGGIASTVRATREASGDALFDSARTRALGLLREGVTTLEVKSGYGLDLANERKMLAVARRLASALPLTVRATCLAAHALPPEYAKRTDDYIAYVCDDMLPALVADGLVDAVDAFCEHIAFSPQQVERVFRRAGELGVPVKLHAEQLSSLHGSSLAARYRALSADHLEYMTEEDVIAMAQAGTVAVLLPGAFYMLRETQLPPVDALRRHRVPIAIASDLNPGTSPALSLRMMLNMSCTLFRLTPEEALAGATVHAARALGLASTHGTLEEGKMADFVAWKIGRPAELAYWLGGALPNRVVRGGAEIDFGHIGA; translated from the coding sequence ATGAAAACACTCTGGCACCACTGCCACGCGGCCACCATGGCGCGCGGCGAGTATTCGATCATCGAAGACGCCGCGATTCTGACGGACGGTGCGCGCATCGCGTGGATCGGGCCGCGTGGCGCGACGCCGGACATTGGCGAATGCGAAGTCGTCGATCTGCAAGGCGCGTGGGTGACGCCCGGACTGATCGACTGTCATACGCATCTCGTGTTCGGCGGCGATCGCAGCGGCGAGTTCGAAGAGCGGCTGCAAGGCGTGAGTTACGCGGACATCGCGGCGCGTGGCGGCGGCATCGCGAGCACCGTGCGCGCGACGCGCGAAGCCAGCGGGGACGCGTTGTTCGACAGCGCCCGCACGCGCGCGCTCGGCCTGTTGCGCGAGGGCGTGACGACGCTCGAAGTGAAATCCGGCTACGGGCTCGATCTCGCCAACGAGCGCAAGATGCTGGCCGTCGCGCGGCGTCTTGCATCTGCGCTGCCGCTCACCGTGCGCGCGACCTGTCTCGCGGCGCACGCGTTGCCGCCGGAATATGCGAAGCGCACGGACGACTACATCGCGTATGTGTGCGATGACATGCTGCCCGCGCTCGTCGCCGATGGCCTGGTCGATGCCGTCGATGCGTTCTGCGAGCACATCGCGTTTTCACCGCAGCAGGTCGAGCGCGTGTTCCGTCGCGCGGGCGAACTGGGCGTGCCGGTCAAGCTCCATGCGGAGCAACTGTCGTCGTTGCATGGCTCGTCGCTGGCGGCGCGGTATCGCGCGTTGTCCGCCGATCATCTCGAATACATGACCGAAGAAGATGTGATTGCGATGGCGCAAGCGGGCACGGTCGCCGTCCTGCTGCCCGGCGCGTTCTATATGTTGCGCGAAACGCAACTGCCGCCCGTCGACGCGCTGCGGCGGCACCGCGTGCCTATCGCGATTGCGAGCGATCTGAACCCCGGCACCTCGCCCGCGCTCTCGTTGCGCATGATGCTCAACATGAGTTGCACGCTGTTTCGCCTGACGCCCGAGGAAGCGCTCGCCGGCGCGACCGTGCACGCCGCGCGCGCGCTCGGCCTCGCTTCGACTCACGGCACACTGGAAGAAGGCAAGATGGCCGATTTCGTCGCGTGGAAAATCGGCCGGCCCGCCGAGCTTGCGTACTGGCTGGGCGGTGCGCTGCCCAATCGCGTCGTGCGCGGCGGCGCGGAGATCGACTTCGGACACATCGGCGCATAA
- a CDS encoding GlsB/YeaQ/YmgE family stress response membrane protein: MLAFIGTLIVGLVVGLIARAIKPGDDNMGWIMTIVLGIAGSLIAGYVGRAFGWYQPGQPAGWIASVIGAIILLVVWGMIRKRSS, translated from the coding sequence ATGCTTGCATTCATCGGTACTTTGATCGTCGGACTCGTCGTCGGTCTTATCGCGCGCGCCATCAAGCCGGGCGACGACAACATGGGCTGGATCATGACCATCGTGCTCGGTATCGCCGGCTCGCTGATTGCGGGATACGTCGGGCGCGCGTTCGGCTGGTATCAGCCCGGGCAGCCAGCCGGATGGATCGCGTCGGTGATCGGGGCGATCATTCTGCTCGTCGTTTGGGGAATGATCCGCAAGCGCAGTTCGTAA